From Streptomyces sp. NBC_00370, a single genomic window includes:
- a CDS encoding ABC transporter permease — MYELFKNLAHWLVSGDQWSGADGIGHRLAEHLQYSLLATLIAAVIALPVGLLIGHTGRGAFLAINLSSFGRALPTVGLVVLVFLAGGLSMLPVYVALVALAVPSIVTNTYAGMTAVDPEVRDAARGQGMRGHQVLLRVEIPLALPLIMTGLRLALIQVVATATIAAYVSFGGLGRYVFDGLAQRDLVQVLGGAVLVAVVAVVLDLALSGLQRVLFRHRTAS; from the coding sequence ATGTACGAACTCTTCAAGAACCTCGCCCACTGGCTGGTCTCCGGCGATCAGTGGTCAGGGGCCGACGGCATCGGCCACCGGCTCGCCGAACACCTCCAGTACTCCCTGCTGGCGACGCTGATCGCCGCCGTCATCGCGCTGCCGGTCGGCCTGCTCATCGGGCACACCGGACGCGGCGCCTTCCTCGCCATCAACCTGTCCTCGTTCGGCCGCGCCCTGCCCACCGTCGGTCTGGTCGTCCTGGTCTTCCTGGCCGGCGGCCTGTCGATGCTGCCGGTGTACGTCGCGCTGGTCGCGCTCGCCGTGCCGTCCATCGTGACCAACACGTACGCGGGCATGACCGCCGTCGACCCGGAGGTACGGGACGCCGCGCGCGGCCAGGGCATGCGCGGCCACCAGGTCCTGCTGCGCGTCGAGATCCCGCTGGCGCTCCCCCTGATCATGACCGGGCTGCGGCTCGCGCTGATCCAGGTGGTGGCGACGGCGACCATCGCCGCGTACGTCAGCTTCGGCGGGCTCGGCCGGTACGTCTTCGACGGCCTGGCCCAGCGCGACCTCGTCCAGGTGCTGGGCGGCGCCGTGCTGGTCGCGGTCGTCGCCGTCGTCCTCGACCTGGCCCTCTCCGGACTCCAGCGCGTCCTCTTCCGTCACCGCACCGCCTCATGA
- a CDS encoding ABC transporter ATP-binding protein, which yields MIKFDAVNKRFPGGTTAVHDLTLDMPDGEVTVLVGSSGCGKTTTLRMINRMVDPTSGTITLGGKDVLRQDAAELRRGIGYVIQQSGLFPHRTVLDNIATVPLLLGWGRKKSRARAAELLERVGLTADSGKRYPHQLSGGQQQRVGVARALAADPPVLLMDEPFGAVDPVVRTQLQDELLRLQKDLHKTIVFVTHDIDEAVRLGDRIAVFRTGGHMVQCAEPAELLASPADEFVAGFLGAERELKLLSLVTLDGVPQQRATTVRADEPAPLPGTGPHLVISAAGEPLGWLDPGTAVRGEPAGAAPLGPVRPLRDTDTLLAALNESIAAPAGLVARVDAAGVLTGVTSRETVHTHAGSRHREAAKAAGGGSAAVPVAEPAGDAAV from the coding sequence ATGATCAAATTCGACGCGGTGAACAAACGGTTCCCGGGCGGCACCACGGCGGTTCACGACCTCACCCTGGACATGCCGGACGGCGAGGTCACGGTGCTGGTCGGCTCCTCCGGCTGCGGCAAGACGACGACCCTGCGCATGATCAACCGAATGGTGGACCCGACGTCCGGCACCATCACGCTCGGCGGCAAGGACGTGCTGCGCCAGGACGCCGCCGAACTGCGGCGCGGCATCGGCTACGTCATCCAGCAGTCGGGGCTCTTCCCGCACCGCACGGTCCTCGACAACATCGCGACCGTGCCGCTGCTGCTGGGCTGGGGCCGCAAGAAGTCCCGCGCCCGCGCCGCCGAGCTGCTGGAGCGGGTCGGTCTCACGGCCGATTCGGGCAAGCGCTACCCGCACCAGCTCTCCGGCGGTCAGCAGCAGCGCGTCGGCGTGGCCAGGGCGCTCGCCGCCGACCCGCCGGTGCTGCTGATGGACGAGCCGTTCGGCGCCGTCGACCCCGTGGTGCGCACCCAGCTCCAGGACGAGCTGCTGCGGCTGCAGAAGGACCTGCACAAGACGATCGTCTTCGTCACCCACGACATCGACGAGGCGGTACGGCTCGGTGACCGGATAGCCGTCTTCCGCACCGGCGGCCACATGGTGCAGTGCGCCGAACCCGCCGAGCTGCTGGCGAGCCCGGCGGACGAGTTCGTCGCCGGCTTCCTCGGCGCCGAACGCGAGCTGAAGCTGCTGTCGCTCGTCACCCTCGACGGCGTACCGCAGCAGCGCGCCACGACCGTACGGGCCGACGAGCCCGCGCCGCTGCCCGGCACCGGACCGCATCTGGTCATATCGGCGGCCGGCGAGCCGCTCGGCTGGCTCGACCCCGGCACCGCGGTACGCGGCGAGCCGGCCGGTGCGGCCCCGCTGGGCCCGGTGCGTCCGCTGCGCGACACGGACACCCTGCTCGCGGCGCTGAACGAGTCGATAGCCGCGCCCGCGGGTCTGGTGGCGCGCGTCGACGCGGCCGGGGTGCTGACGGGCGTCACCTCGCGCGAGACGGTCCACACCCACGCGGGCAGCAGACACCGCGAGGCGGCGAAGGCCGCGGGCGGCGGGAGCGCGGCCGTACCGGTCGCGGAACCGGCCGGGGACGCCGCCGTATGA
- a CDS encoding roadblock/LC7 domain-containing protein, producing the protein MRRTLRQRAERRQLMTAEADVLGELRRLRARLPQLTGALAASADGLVLAQETAGTEAESVAALTAAALGVAQRLTETTGQGGFRELLVRGELGYVATYAAGSTAVLTLLAEPRINVGRLHLEARRSSARIGELVDGALDRLENA; encoded by the coding sequence ATGAGGCGCACCCTGCGGCAGCGTGCCGAGAGGAGACAGCTGATGACCGCGGAAGCCGACGTACTCGGCGAACTGAGACGGCTGAGGGCCCGGCTCCCCCAGCTCACCGGCGCACTCGCGGCGAGCGCCGACGGCCTCGTACTCGCCCAGGAGACGGCCGGCACCGAGGCCGAGAGCGTGGCCGCGCTGACCGCGGCGGCCCTGGGCGTCGCGCAGCGGCTGACCGAGACCACGGGACAGGGCGGCTTCCGCGAGCTGCTCGTCCGTGGCGAGCTGGGTTACGTCGCCACGTACGCGGCGGGCTCGACGGCGGTCCTGACGCTCCTGGCCGAGCCACGCATCAATGTGGGCCGGCTCCATCTGGAGGCCCGCAGGTCGAGCGCCCGCATCGGCGAGCTGGTCGACGGCGCCCTCGACCGATTGGAGAACGCCTGA
- a CDS encoding aromatic amino acid ammonia-lyase, with protein MSSHLMDTSAGTTAVVVLDGQSLPVADVVRLAEGAARPVPGSAAMKRVERSWHAARELAASGRVYGRSTGVGANRTESVLTGAAADHGLRLLRSHAGAIGEQLPAREVRAMLAVRANQLLAGGAGLRPTVVTALCEAMESGAYPLVNEFGSVGTGDIAALAQLGLALVGEHPWQGGPAPQAQPLDNNDALALISSNALTLGQSALALAELSKLVAATELVAALSLLAVDGSYEAYAEPVHAARPHPGSYAVAADMRRILGAPDRPGPPLGRIQDPYGFRCVPQIHGPARDAADALEDVLAVEINAAAENPLIMAGTERDPIPAAYHHGGFYLAQLALALDHFRLSLVQIARLSTSRLSALNEPAFTRLRPFLADPEPAGSGVMILEYAAGAALGDLRAYSAPASLGHAVLSRGVEEQASFASLAARQTLRATHAYRLVVGCELVAAVRALRMRGLRPAESLPVGRAFALAEAVLDDTLADRPLTDDVTRAAALLDQFPQLTTDEKTRWIA; from the coding sequence ATGTCGTCCCACCTGATGGACACATCGGCCGGTACCACAGCCGTGGTCGTGCTGGACGGACAGAGCCTCCCGGTCGCCGATGTCGTACGCCTCGCAGAGGGCGCAGCCCGACCCGTACCCGGCTCCGCCGCCATGAAGCGTGTCGAACGCAGCTGGCATGCCGCACGTGAGCTCGCGGCGTCCGGCCGGGTGTACGGACGCTCCACCGGCGTCGGCGCCAACCGCACCGAATCCGTACTCACCGGAGCGGCGGCCGACCACGGACTGCGACTGCTGCGCAGCCACGCCGGGGCCATCGGCGAACAGCTGCCCGCCCGTGAGGTCCGCGCGATGCTCGCCGTCCGCGCCAACCAGCTCCTCGCCGGCGGCGCCGGGCTGCGGCCCACCGTCGTCACCGCGCTGTGCGAGGCCATGGAGAGCGGCGCCTATCCGCTCGTCAACGAATTCGGCTCCGTCGGCACCGGTGACATCGCCGCCCTCGCCCAACTGGGCCTCGCGCTCGTCGGCGAACACCCCTGGCAGGGCGGCCCCGCCCCGCAGGCCCAGCCCCTCGACAACAACGACGCGCTCGCCCTCATCAGCAGCAACGCCCTGACGCTCGGTCAGTCCGCCCTTGCGCTCGCCGAGTTGAGCAAGCTGGTCGCCGCCACCGAACTCGTCGCCGCGCTCTCGCTGCTGGCCGTCGACGGCTCGTACGAGGCGTACGCGGAGCCCGTGCACGCCGCGCGCCCGCACCCCGGTTCGTACGCCGTCGCCGCGGACATGCGCCGTATCCTCGGCGCCCCCGACCGGCCGGGACCGCCGCTCGGCCGGATCCAGGACCCGTACGGCTTCCGCTGCGTCCCGCAGATCCACGGCCCGGCGCGCGACGCGGCCGACGCGCTGGAGGACGTGCTGGCCGTCGAGATCAACGCGGCGGCCGAGAACCCGCTGATCATGGCCGGGACCGAGCGCGACCCGATCCCGGCCGCCTACCACCACGGCGGCTTCTACCTCGCCCAACTCGCCCTCGCGCTCGACCACTTCAGACTCTCACTGGTGCAGATCGCCCGGCTCTCCACCTCCCGGCTCTCCGCGCTGAACGAACCCGCCTTCACCCGGCTGCGGCCCTTCCTCGCCGACCCTGAACCTGCCGGGTCCGGCGTGATGATCCTGGAGTACGCGGCCGGCGCGGCCCTCGGCGACCTGCGCGCCTACTCGGCGCCCGCCTCGCTCGGCCATGCCGTACTGTCCCGGGGCGTGGAGGAGCAGGCCAGCTTCGCCTCGCTGGCCGCGCGGCAGACCCTGCGGGCCACTCACGCGTACCGGCTCGTCGTCGGCTGCGAACTCGTCGCCGCCGTAAGGGCCCTGCGGATGCGCGGCCTGCGCCCCGCCGAATCGCTGCCGGTCGGCAGGGCCTTCGCGCTGGCCGAAGCCGTACTCGACGACACGCTCGCCGACCGGCCGCTGACCGACGACGTCACCCGCGCCGCGGCGCTGCTCGACCAGTTCCCCCAGCTGACGACGGATGAGAAGACCAGGTGGATCGCATGA
- a CDS encoding cystathionine beta-synthase — MQFHNSMISLVGNTPLLKLNSVTAGIQATVLAKVEYFNPGGSVKDRIALRMIEAAEQSGELPPGGTIVEPTSGNTGVGLAIVAQQKGYKCVFVCPDKVSTDKINVMRAYGAEVVVCPTAVDPSHPDSYYNVSDRLVRETPNAWKPDQYSNPNNPRSHYETTGPELWDQTEGKITHFVAGVGTGGTISGTGRYLKEISDGQVRVVGADPEGSVYSGGSGRPYLVEGVGEDFWPSAYDRTVTDEIIAVSDKDSFQMTRRLAKEEGLLVGGSCGMAVVAALKVAEGLGPDDVVVVLLPDSGRGYLSKIFNDEWMNDYGFLDHGGDAAAVVDVLKHKEGGTIPHLVHMHPEETVGEAIEVLREYGVSQMPIVKPGAGHPDVMAAEVIGSVVEKELLDALFTQRASLTDPLDKHMSQPLPQVGSGEPVADLMSALSGPEGADAAIVLVEGKPTGVVSRQDLLAFLSTGVK; from the coding sequence GTGCAATTCCACAACTCGATGATCAGTCTTGTTGGCAATACCCCGCTGTTGAAACTGAACAGCGTGACCGCGGGCATTCAGGCGACAGTCCTGGCCAAGGTCGAGTACTTCAACCCCGGCGGTTCGGTGAAGGACCGGATCGCGCTGCGCATGATCGAGGCGGCGGAGCAGAGCGGTGAGCTGCCCCCCGGGGGCACCATCGTGGAACCGACGAGCGGCAACACGGGCGTCGGGCTGGCCATCGTGGCCCAGCAGAAGGGCTACAAGTGCGTCTTCGTCTGCCCTGACAAGGTGTCGACCGACAAGATCAATGTGATGCGGGCCTACGGCGCCGAGGTCGTCGTCTGCCCCACCGCTGTCGACCCCAGCCACCCGGACTCGTACTACAACGTCTCCGACCGGCTGGTCCGCGAGACGCCGAACGCCTGGAAGCCGGACCAGTACAGCAACCCGAACAACCCTCGCTCGCACTACGAGACGACAGGTCCCGAACTGTGGGACCAGACGGAAGGGAAAATCACCCATTTCGTCGCAGGCGTCGGCACGGGCGGCACGATCTCGGGCACCGGCCGCTATCTCAAGGAGATCAGCGACGGGCAGGTCCGCGTCGTCGGCGCCGACCCCGAGGGCTCGGTCTACTCGGGCGGCTCGGGCCGGCCGTACCTGGTCGAGGGCGTCGGTGAGGACTTCTGGCCGAGCGCGTACGACCGTACGGTCACGGACGAGATCATCGCCGTCTCCGACAAGGACTCCTTCCAGATGACGCGCCGGCTGGCCAAGGAGGAGGGCCTGCTCGTCGGCGGCTCCTGCGGCATGGCCGTCGTGGCGGCGCTGAAGGTGGCGGAGGGGCTCGGCCCCGACGACGTCGTAGTGGTGCTGCTGCCCGACAGCGGGCGCGGCTACCTCAGCAAGATCTTCAACGACGAGTGGATGAACGACTACGGCTTCCTGGACCACGGCGGCGACGCCGCGGCCGTGGTGGACGTGCTCAAGCACAAGGAGGGCGGCACGATCCCGCACCTCGTCCACATGCACCCGGAGGAGACGGTCGGCGAGGCGATCGAGGTGCTGCGCGAGTACGGCGTGTCCCAGATGCCCATCGTGAAGCCGGGCGCGGGACATCCGGACGTGATGGCCGCCGAGGTGATCGGCTCGGTCGTGGAGAAGGAACTCCTCGACGCGCTGTTCACCCAGCGCGCCTCGCTCACCGACCCGCTGGACAAGCACATGTCGCAGCCGCTTCCGCAGGTCGGCTCGGGTGAGCCGGTCGCGGACCTGATGTCGGCGCTGAGCGGTCCCGAGGGCGCCGACGCGGCGATCGTCCTGGTGGAGGGCAAGCCGACAGGGGTCGTGAGCAGGCAGGATCTGCTCGCGTTCCTCTCCACAGGTGTGAAATGA
- a CDS encoding MurR/RpiR family transcriptional regulator: protein MSDSSAARLQQLFEGHRLTPTQRRIAHSMVRRAAEVPFLSSVELADLAGVSQPSVTRFAVALGFDGYPALRRHLREVVPAGPAADREATYNEYQQAVQGEIENLRRLAELLADPALVERAGRLLAASAALPVLGLRAASSQARGFAYFAAKVHPDVRLLDEGGTMLTDRIDAARRAGASALLCFALPRHPREVVEALAYARSTGLTVITVADSAFAPVAGHSDLLIPAAVGTGLAFDTACAPMLLGRVLLEAMCDDLPQAQARLEEFDAGAAARGLFVD, encoded by the coding sequence ATGAGCGACAGCTCGGCCGCCCGACTGCAACAGCTCTTCGAGGGCCACCGGCTCACCCCCACCCAGCGGCGCATCGCGCACAGCATGGTGCGCAGGGCCGCCGAGGTGCCGTTCCTTTCGAGCGTCGAACTGGCCGACCTCGCCGGGGTCAGCCAGCCCTCCGTCACCCGGTTCGCCGTCGCGCTCGGCTTCGACGGCTATCCCGCGCTCCGCCGCCACCTCCGGGAGGTCGTACCGGCCGGGCCCGCCGCCGACCGGGAGGCCACGTACAACGAGTACCAGCAGGCCGTGCAGGGCGAGATCGAGAATCTGCGCAGGCTCGCCGAACTGCTCGCCGACCCTGCTTTGGTGGAGCGGGCGGGACGGCTGCTCGCCGCCTCCGCCGCGCTGCCGGTCCTCGGCCTGCGCGCCGCGTCCTCACAGGCGCGCGGCTTCGCGTACTTCGCCGCCAAGGTCCACCCCGACGTACGGCTGCTGGACGAGGGCGGCACGATGCTGACCGACCGGATCGACGCCGCCAGACGGGCCGGCGCGAGCGCGCTGCTCTGCTTCGCCCTGCCACGCCATCCGCGGGAGGTCGTGGAGGCGCTGGCGTACGCGCGCTCGACGGGGCTGACGGTGATCACCGTCGCCGACTCGGCGTTCGCGCCCGTGGCCGGCCACAGCGATCTGCTGATCCCGGCGGCCGTCGGCACCGGCCTCGCCTTCGACACGGCGTGCGCGCCGATGCTGCTGGGGCGGGTGCTGCTGGAGGCGATGTGCGACGACCTGCCGCAGGCGCAGGCGCGGTTGGAGGAGTTCGACGCGGGGGCGGCGGCGCGCGGACTGTTCGTCGACTGA
- a CDS encoding ABC transporter substrate-binding protein, translating to MNRRALLGGMLAAASVPALAACSSGITSLDGGGGGTAGGGSSSGGLVIGTANFTENQILGYLYAAVLGAAGVKTTVRPNLGTREILIPALRGGDIDLLPEYQGSLLLYLDKKSTASEAGEMQNALTLALPAGLQVLPYGVAEDADTFAVTRETAAKYGLKSLADLAKHNGKLVLGAAAEMKTRQVGVVGLKDVYGVELKEFKSLDSDGPLVKGALKKGDIDIANLFTTDTDIASEGWVPLSDPKHLIPAQRVVPLIADRKADSTVRKALARLGNTLTTKDLTALNSKVDKDKKDPDDVANEWAKAHGLTKK from the coding sequence ATGAACCGCAGGGCGCTGCTCGGCGGGATGCTCGCCGCCGCGTCCGTACCCGCACTCGCCGCGTGCAGCAGCGGCATCACCTCGCTCGACGGCGGAGGGGGCGGCACCGCCGGCGGCGGCTCCAGCTCCGGCGGACTCGTCATCGGAACCGCCAACTTCACCGAGAACCAGATCCTCGGCTATCTCTACGCGGCCGTGCTCGGCGCGGCGGGCGTCAAGACGACCGTCCGCCCCAACCTCGGCACCCGCGAGATCCTGATCCCCGCGCTCAGGGGCGGGGACATCGATCTGCTCCCCGAGTACCAGGGCTCGCTGCTGCTCTACCTCGACAAGAAGTCCACGGCGAGCGAGGCGGGCGAGATGCAGAACGCCCTGACGCTGGCGCTCCCGGCCGGTCTGCAGGTCCTGCCGTACGGGGTCGCCGAGGACGCCGACACCTTTGCCGTGACCCGCGAGACCGCCGCCAAGTACGGGCTGAAGTCGCTCGCCGACCTGGCGAAGCACAACGGGAAGCTGGTGCTGGGCGCCGCGGCCGAGATGAAGACCCGTCAGGTGGGGGTGGTCGGGCTGAAGGACGTGTACGGCGTGGAGCTGAAGGAGTTCAAGTCCCTCGACTCGGACGGGCCGCTGGTCAAGGGCGCGCTGAAGAAGGGCGACATCGACATCGCCAACCTCTTCACCACCGACACCGACATCGCGTCCGAGGGGTGGGTGCCGCTGAGCGACCCCAAGCATCTGATACCCGCGCAGCGCGTCGTCCCGCTGATCGCCGACCGCAAGGCCGACTCGACCGTGCGCAAGGCGCTGGCGCGGCTCGGCAACACGCTGACGACGAAGGACCTCACCGCGCTCAACAGCAAGGTCGACAAGGACAAGAAGGACCCGGACGACGTCGCGAACGAGTGGGCGAAGGCCCACGGCCTGACGAAGAAATAA
- a CDS encoding transcriptional regulator has protein sequence MLLRLADERATGALLRDHGTLYLVDGLVVHAESPSAPGIDVLLTAGGRLARSGWEEAVDQAGARREVGRYLVDSGRIGGGELEICHLGALFDAAFFALAPGSGPTRFRYGVAHWMGTVRPVAAAAVERETLRRRELLDQVWPYAAVDTAPVVARGPAPGQLVTRRQRALLELADGVRTPAAIAWTLGRPAFHTLLDVRRLAAAGLVDTPDEPVTTSPGTVPSWVATLSADPDIALLRRLRDALEASL, from the coding sequence ATGCTCCTGCGGCTCGCGGACGAGCGGGCCACCGGCGCGCTGCTGCGCGACCACGGCACGCTCTATCTCGTCGACGGACTCGTCGTCCACGCCGAGAGCCCGTCGGCGCCCGGTATCGACGTCCTGCTGACCGCGGGCGGGCGGCTCGCCCGGTCGGGCTGGGAAGAGGCGGTCGACCAGGCGGGCGCCCGCCGCGAGGTCGGCAGATATCTCGTCGACAGCGGCCGGATCGGCGGCGGCGAGCTGGAGATCTGCCATCTCGGCGCGCTCTTCGACGCGGCGTTCTTCGCGCTCGCGCCGGGCAGCGGACCCACCAGGTTCCGCTACGGCGTCGCGCACTGGATGGGTACGGTACGGCCCGTGGCGGCCGCCGCCGTCGAACGCGAGACGCTGCGCCGCCGCGAACTCCTCGACCAGGTCTGGCCGTACGCGGCCGTCGACACCGCACCCGTCGTGGCGCGCGGCCCCGCCCCCGGGCAGCTGGTCACCCGCAGGCAGCGCGCCCTGCTGGAGCTGGCCGACGGGGTGCGGACCCCGGCGGCCATCGCCTGGACGCTGGGCAGGCCGGCCTTCCACACCCTCCTCGACGTACGCAGGCTGGCGGCGGCCGGTCTGGTCGACACTCCCGACGAACCGGTGACCACCTCACCGGGGACGGTTCCCTCCTGGGTCGCGACGCTCTCCGCCGACCCGGACATCGCCCTGTTACGCCGGCTACGCGACGCCCTGGAGGCAAGCCTGTGA
- a CDS encoding diaminopimelate decarboxylase — protein MHSNTAEPAAHHATAAAARRDLAVRAAVEQGLINDAEPVVALLDVAGVRASADALRTAFADATAEGTAVLHAFAVKAAPLVPVLRLLDRQGIGAEVASPGELALARAAGVPPRRTVLDSPAKTLGELREALALGIAVNADNPQELARLDGLVSSAATRSPLGLRVNPQTGGGSIGALSTATATSKFGVALRDEGARAWVLRAFAERPWLSRLHIHSGSQGVAFARMAQGVREVYELAEEINAAAGRRQIDTLDIGGGLPVNFASDEETPTYADYARLLKETVPGLFDGRYGLVTEFGRSLLAKHGTVLARVEYTKSAGGRPIAVTHAGAQIATRTVYDPASWPLRIAPYDAKGRPRTGAAVAQDVAGPACFAGDLLAENRELPLLAQGDLVAALDTGAYYFSNHYAYNSLARPGIYGFSTAQDGSVRFATVRAAQTVAEIVAESGGALADALLTD, from the coding sequence ATGCACTCGAACACCGCAGAACCCGCAGCCCACCACGCCACAGCCGCCGCAGCCCGCCGCGACCTGGCCGTGCGCGCCGCGGTCGAACAAGGCCTGATCAACGATGCCGAGCCGGTCGTCGCCCTGCTGGACGTGGCGGGGGTACGCGCGTCGGCCGACGCGCTCCGTACGGCCTTCGCCGACGCGACCGCCGAGGGCACGGCCGTCCTGCACGCCTTCGCCGTGAAGGCGGCCCCGCTCGTGCCCGTACTGCGGCTGCTCGACCGGCAGGGCATCGGCGCCGAGGTCGCGAGCCCCGGCGAGCTGGCCCTCGCCCGCGCGGCCGGCGTCCCGCCGCGGCGCACCGTGCTCGACTCCCCCGCCAAGACCCTCGGCGAGCTGCGCGAAGCCCTCGCGCTCGGCATCGCGGTCAACGCCGACAACCCGCAGGAGCTGGCCAGGCTCGACGGTCTCGTCAGCTCGGCCGCCACCCGCTCCCCGCTCGGCCTGCGGGTCAACCCGCAGACCGGCGGCGGCTCCATCGGCGCGCTGTCCACGGCGACCGCGACGTCCAAGTTCGGCGTAGCGCTGCGCGACGAGGGCGCCCGCGCCTGGGTCCTGCGGGCCTTCGCCGAGCGGCCCTGGCTGTCCCGGCTGCACATCCACTCCGGCTCCCAGGGCGTCGCGTTCGCCCGCATGGCGCAGGGCGTGCGCGAGGTGTACGAGCTGGCCGAGGAGATCAACGCGGCGGCGGGCCGCCGGCAGATCGACACCCTCGACATCGGCGGCGGCCTCCCGGTCAACTTCGCCTCCGACGAGGAGACGCCGACCTACGCCGACTACGCCCGGCTGCTGAAGGAGACCGTCCCCGGGCTGTTCGACGGCCGGTACGGGCTCGTCACCGAGTTCGGCCGCTCCCTGCTCGCCAAGCACGGCACCGTCCTCGCCCGCGTCGAGTACACCAAGTCGGCGGGCGGCCGGCCGATCGCCGTCACCCACGCGGGCGCGCAGATCGCCACCCGCACCGTCTACGACCCGGCCTCCTGGCCGCTGCGCATCGCCCCGTACGACGCGAAGGGCCGGCCCAGGACGGGCGCGGCCGTGGCGCAGGACGTCGCGGGCCCCGCCTGCTTCGCCGGCGATCTGCTCGCCGAGAACCGGGAGCTGCCGCTGCTGGCGCAGGGCGATCTCGTGGCGGCCCTCGACACCGGCGCGTACTACTTCTCGAACCACTACGCGTACAACAGCCTTGCCAGGCCCGGTATCTACGGCTTCAGCACGGCGCAGGACGGGTCGGTGCGGTTCGCCACCGTACGGGCGGCGCAGACGGTCGCCGAGATCGTGGCGGAATCGGGCGGCGCGCTGGCGGACGCCCTGCTGACGGACTGA
- a CDS encoding SGNH/GDSL hydrolase family protein, with protein sequence MARRIAAGAAYGGGSIGLIGAAGMGVLLAEVQLAKRSVGGGVAPVPPSADGWYGALFGSMEPVRMSMLGDSLAAGQGVRRAGQTPGALLASGLAAVAERPVDLWNVALPGARSDDLDRQISLLLADPARIPDVCVIMIGANDVTHRMPATESVRLLSAAVRRLRTAGAEVVVGTCPDLGTVEPVYQPLRWLARRASRQLAAAQTIVTVEQGGRTVSLGDLLGPEFEAHPRELFGPDNFHPSAEGYATAAMAVLPSLCAVLGLWPETDQLDVTRDEDVLPVAKAASAAAAQAGTEVTGVRAPWALLKHRRRRHLASPADEEATATTQVRPA encoded by the coding sequence GTGGCACGGCGGATCGCTGCGGGCGCGGCTTACGGCGGCGGAAGCATCGGTCTGATCGGGGCGGCGGGCATGGGTGTGCTGCTGGCGGAGGTCCAGCTGGCGAAGCGGTCGGTGGGCGGCGGGGTCGCTCCCGTACCGCCCAGCGCGGACGGCTGGTACGGGGCGCTGTTCGGGTCGATGGAGCCCGTCCGGATGAGCATGCTCGGCGATTCGCTGGCGGCGGGCCAGGGCGTACGGCGCGCCGGACAGACGCCGGGGGCGCTGCTGGCGTCGGGGCTCGCCGCCGTGGCCGAGCGGCCCGTGGACCTGTGGAACGTGGCACTGCCCGGAGCCAGGTCGGACGATCTGGACCGGCAGATCTCGCTGCTGCTCGCCGATCCGGCCCGGATCCCCGATGTCTGCGTGATCATGATCGGCGCCAACGATGTCACGCACCGGATGCCTGCCACCGAGTCCGTCCGCCTGCTGTCGGCCGCGGTACGGAGGCTGCGTACGGCCGGCGCGGAGGTCGTCGTCGGCACCTGCCCCGACCTGGGCACGGTCGAGCCGGTGTACCAGCCGCTGCGCTGGCTGGCCCGGCGGGCGAGCCGGCAGCTGGCGGCGGCGCAGACGATCGTGACGGTCGAGCAGGGCGGCCGTACGGTCTCGCTCGGCGACCTGCTGGGCCCCGAGTTCGAGGCGCATCCGAGGGAGCTGTTCGGCCCGGACAATTTCCACCCCTCGGCCGAGGGGTACGCGACGGCCGCGATGGCCGTGCTGCCCTCGCTCTGCGCGGTGCTCGGCCTGTGGCCGGAGACGGACCAGCTGGACGTCACGCGCGACGAGGACGTGCTGCCGGTCGCCAAGGCGGCGTCCGCCGCGGCCGCCCAGGCGGGTACGGAGGTCACCGGCGTACGGGCGCCGTGGGCGCTGCTGAAGCACCGCAGGCGCCGCCATCTGGCGTCCCCGGCGGACGAGGAGGCGACGGCGACGACGCAGGTACGCCCGGCCTGA
- a CDS encoding ABC transporter permease, which translates to MTIEWAWISDHASDLTTLSVSHLEAALSAVFFGLVISLPLAVLAHRVRPLRGFLLGLSNVLFTIPSIAVFVLLLPVSGLTRTTTVIGLTIYTLVVLLRNTVEGLDAVPARTREAAVAMGTRPLRMLLTVELPLALPVIMAGVRIATVMSISLVSVATYIGDGGLGQLFTDGFQRDFATPVIAGVVLTLLLALVADALLVGVQYLLTPWTRRRHAADGRA; encoded by the coding sequence ATGACCATCGAGTGGGCGTGGATATCCGACCACGCGAGCGATCTCACCACCCTCAGCGTCTCCCATCTCGAAGCGGCCCTCAGCGCCGTCTTCTTCGGCCTGGTCATCTCGCTGCCGCTGGCCGTCCTCGCGCACCGGGTACGCCCGCTGCGCGGCTTCCTGCTCGGGCTCTCCAACGTCCTGTTCACGATCCCGTCCATCGCCGTGTTCGTCCTGCTGCTCCCGGTCTCCGGGCTCACCCGCACCACGACCGTCATCGGCCTGACGATCTACACGCTCGTCGTGCTGCTGCGGAACACCGTCGAGGGCCTGGACGCCGTACCGGCCAGGACCCGCGAGGCGGCCGTCGCCATGGGCACCCGCCCGCTGCGGATGCTGCTGACCGTGGAGCTGCCGCTCGCCCTGCCCGTGATCATGGCGGGGGTGCGGATCGCGACCGTCATGTCCATCTCGCTCGTCAGCGTCGCCACGTACATCGGTGACGGCGGCCTCGGCCAGCTCTTCACCGACGGCTTCCAGCGCGACTTCGCCACCCCCGTGATCGCCGGTGTCGTGCTGACCCTGCTGCTCGCCCTGGTCGCCGACGCGCTGCTGGTCGGTGTGCAGTACCTGCTCACCCCCTGGACCAGGCGGCGGCACGCAGCGGACGGGAGGGCCTGA